One part of the Algibacter sp. L1A34 genome encodes these proteins:
- a CDS encoding sensor histidine kinase: MNNFLCLLLQAEKASTAAERYLLIYMIGVLVTVTALVIVFFVVFLKRKNKLLLDRVKQKQAFEEEITQAQTETQEQTLKNIGWELHDNVGQLLSFASMQLSILKMQVDSDVRDKFKDTTEALKESLSEVRALSRTLNNEVVLNIGFEKSITNELNRLKKMKFTSAELKLVGEKVEFKDRKHEIIVFRILQEFLSNSVKYSEAKNLNIILEYTVDNFRIIAKDDGKGFDMETVEKGSGLINMKSRAALIHANLDLQSQPGEGVTLTIDYPLTQIV, translated from the coding sequence ATGAATAATTTTTTATGCCTACTATTACAAGCTGAAAAAGCTTCTACTGCTGCCGAGCGTTATTTATTAATCTACATGATAGGCGTGTTGGTTACTGTAACTGCTTTAGTTATTGTATTTTTTGTAGTGTTTTTAAAACGAAAAAATAAATTACTTTTAGATAGAGTTAAGCAAAAACAGGCTTTTGAAGAAGAAATAACCCAAGCACAAACTGAAACGCAAGAGCAGACTTTAAAAAATATTGGATGGGAATTGCATGACAATGTTGGGCAATTATTATCCTTTGCGAGTATGCAATTAAGTATTTTGAAAATGCAGGTCGATAGTGATGTTCGTGATAAATTTAAAGACACAACGGAAGCCTTAAAAGAGAGTTTATCTGAAGTTCGCGCACTTTCTAGGACCTTGAATAATGAAGTAGTTTTAAATATTGGTTTCGAAAAGTCGATTACCAATGAGCTAAACCGACTTAAAAAAATGAAATTCACTTCTGCCGAATTAAAATTAGTGGGTGAGAAGGTTGAGTTTAAAGATAGAAAGCACGAAATTATTGTATTTAGAATTCTGCAAGAGTTTTTATCGAATTCAGTAAAATATTCCGAAGCCAAAAATTTAAATATAATTTTAGAGTATACAGTCGATAATTTTAGAATTATAGCTAAAGATGATGGGAAAGGTTTCGATATGGAAACAGTTGAAAAAGGTTCGGGTTTAATTAATATGAAAAGTCGTGCAGCCTTAATTCATGCTAATCTAGATTTGCAGTCGCAACCTGGAGAGGGTGTTACTTTAACTATAGATTATCCGCTAACACAAATTGTTTAA
- the panB gene encoding 3-methyl-2-oxobutanoate hydroxymethyltransferase, protein MSTAKKEYKRVTVKSLIDMKSHGEKISMLTAYDYTMAKIVDGAGVDVILVGDSASNVMAGHETTLPITLDQMIYHASSVIRAVNRALVVVDLPFGSYQSDPKEALRSAIRIMKESGGHSVKLEGGREIKESIKRIINAGIPVMGHLGLTPQSIYKFGTYTVRAKEEEEAKALIEDAKALEKIGCFAIVLEKVPAALAKQVAESVSIPIIGIGAGHDVDGQVLVLHDMIGMTHEFNPRFLRRYLNLYEDMTGAIAQYVDDVKSVDFPNDSEQY, encoded by the coding sequence ATGTCTACAGCAAAAAAAGAATATAAACGAGTAACAGTAAAGTCATTGATTGACATGAAAAGCCATGGAGAAAAAATATCGATGCTAACTGCTTACGATTATACCATGGCCAAAATTGTTGATGGCGCTGGTGTAGATGTAATTCTCGTCGGAGACTCAGCAAGTAACGTTATGGCTGGCCACGAAACTACATTGCCTATTACTTTAGATCAAATGATTTATCATGCCTCTTCTGTAATTCGCGCCGTTAATCGCGCACTAGTTGTAGTTGATTTACCTTTTGGAAGCTACCAAAGTGATCCAAAAGAAGCTTTACGCTCTGCGATTAGAATTATGAAGGAAAGTGGCGGACACTCTGTAAAACTTGAAGGCGGACGTGAAATTAAAGAATCTATTAAACGCATTATAAATGCAGGAATCCCAGTTATGGGACATTTAGGATTAACACCGCAATCTATCTATAAATTCGGGACTTATACCGTTCGAGCTAAAGAAGAAGAAGAAGCTAAAGCTCTTATTGAAGACGCCAAAGCACTTGAGAAAATTGGTTGTTTTGCTATTGTTCTAGAAAAAGTACCTGCTGCTTTAGCTAAACAAGTAGCCGAAAGTGTTAGTATCCCTATTATCGGTATTGGCGCAGGACATGATGTTGACGGACAAGTTTTAGTGCTTCACGATATGATTGGAATGACGCACGAATTCAATCCAAGGTTTTTGAGACGTTATTTAAATTTATATGAAGACATGACAGGAGCAATCGCTCAATATGTTGACGACGTAAAATCTGTTGATTTCCCTAATGATAGCGAGCAATATTAA
- a CDS encoding RluA family pseudouridine synthase, which produces MHKKIISDKDNLQVLYEDNHIIIVNKRAGDIVQGDKTGDKPLSDVVKEYIAQKYNKPGNVYLGVVHRLDRPTTGIIVFSKTSKALPRLNKLFADKEAKKTYWAVVKNEPQKSADTLIHWLKKNPKNNKSYAYPKEVKESKKAILYYKILKKLDRYILLEINLETGRHHQIRSQLSTIGCQIKGDLKYGFDRSNKDASIHLHARHLSFIHPVKKEIIEVTAPLPKDPVWDACIT; this is translated from the coding sequence ATGCACAAAAAAATAATTTCAGATAAAGATAACCTCCAAGTGCTTTATGAAGATAATCATATTATCATCGTAAATAAACGAGCAGGAGATATTGTGCAAGGCGATAAAACGGGAGACAAACCATTAAGTGATGTTGTAAAAGAATACATTGCTCAAAAATACAACAAACCAGGCAACGTCTATTTAGGCGTTGTCCACCGGTTAGATCGTCCTACAACTGGAATTATAGTGTTTTCTAAAACCAGCAAAGCGTTACCAAGATTAAACAAACTTTTTGCAGATAAGGAAGCTAAAAAAACCTATTGGGCTGTAGTAAAAAATGAACCACAAAAAAGCGCAGACACTTTAATTCATTGGTTAAAAAAGAATCCGAAGAACAATAAATCTTACGCATACCCAAAAGAAGTAAAAGAGAGTAAAAAGGCAATTCTTTATTACAAAATCTTGAAGAAATTAGATAGATATATTCTACTTGAAATTAACTTAGAAACAGGCCGACACCACCAAATACGTTCGCAATTATCAACCATTGGTTGCCAGATAAAAGGTGATTTAAAATACGGATTTGATAGAAGTAACAAAGATGCTAGCATCCATTTACACGCGCGTCACTTAAGCTTTATTCACCCTGTAAAAAAGGAAATTATCGAAGTAACTGCACCTTTACCTAAAGATCCAGTTTGGGATGCGTGTATAACTTAA
- a CDS encoding DNA topoisomerase IV: protein MRFLYLLPLLFLFNCYESARNCTDFKTGTFYSEVSINGELFKSKFKRSETLQTEIYNNKTDSSQLRWINDCEVVFKTINPRNMAEQKDIHLKILTTTDSSYTYEYSYVGETKKQKGIAYRAE, encoded by the coding sequence ATGAGATTCTTATACCTTTTACCTTTGCTTTTTCTTTTTAACTGCTACGAAAGCGCACGCAATTGTACAGACTTTAAAACAGGCACCTTCTATAGTGAGGTTTCTATTAATGGAGAATTATTTAAATCGAAGTTTAAAAGAAGTGAAACACTTCAGACGGAAATCTATAACAACAAAACAGATTCATCACAACTGAGATGGATAAACGACTGCGAGGTTGTCTTTAAAACCATAAACCCAAGGAATATGGCGGAACAAAAAGATATTCACTTAAAAATACTAACAACTACCGATTCATCATATACTTATGAATACTCGTACGTTGGGGAAACAAAAAAACAAAAAGGAATTGCTTATAGAGCAGAATAA
- a CDS encoding TonB-dependent receptor, producing MDITIKGDKEFNDIPSLKSKALRINLNENIYGTFAEIGAGQETCRHFFRAGGASGTIAKAMSAYDKDFSDSIYGVEDDGRYVTEARLRKMLTHEMNLMETRLTREKNPNKIFFTYANTVATIDFAKQFKGHGWVGIKYQVEASGDYNEIILHLRFKETDARLQQETLGVLGTNLIYGAFYKHNEPKKLLRYLYDHLDKDQIEIDTINFSGPVFKDIDNRLMSLQLVKNGMTDAVMFGPDGTNVLPARVFYKKNILALRGSFRPVTKVNMAMYEKSYEMFIKENKVDKDKTVVVFEITLSNLRAEGEIDEQDFIDRADLLCSLGQSVMISNFQEYFKVVEYFSIYTKARIGLAMGVSNLVDIFDEKYYRHLSGGILEAFGKLFFKDLKVYLYPMKDTKTGELITSENLKVYPRMKELYKFFKYNGKVIDIEDYDETIMNIFSREILNKIANGEPGWESMVPEGTDDLIKDYRLFGYSRRPLTLSRKRK from the coding sequence ATGGATATTACCATTAAAGGCGATAAAGAGTTTAATGATATTCCTTCGTTAAAATCGAAAGCACTTCGCATAAATTTAAACGAAAATATTTACGGGACATTTGCAGAAATTGGCGCAGGACAAGAAACTTGTCGTCATTTTTTTAGAGCTGGCGGTGCCTCAGGCACTATTGCCAAAGCGATGTCTGCCTATGATAAAGATTTCAGTGATTCCATTTACGGTGTTGAAGATGATGGGCGCTATGTAACCGAAGCTCGATTACGTAAAATGCTTACTCACGAAATGAACCTTATGGAAACAAGGTTAACACGTGAAAAAAATCCGAATAAAATATTTTTTACCTACGCCAATACCGTTGCAACCATAGATTTTGCGAAACAATTTAAAGGCCACGGCTGGGTAGGAATTAAATATCAAGTAGAAGCATCTGGAGATTATAATGAAATTATTCTGCATTTACGCTTTAAAGAAACCGATGCACGTTTACAGCAAGAAACACTTGGTGTTCTAGGAACCAACCTAATTTACGGCGCTTTCTATAAACACAACGAACCTAAAAAATTACTGCGCTATCTATACGACCATCTTGATAAAGATCAAATTGAAATTGATACTATAAACTTTTCAGGACCTGTATTTAAAGATATCGATAACCGTTTAATGAGTTTGCAACTTGTTAAAAACGGCATGACTGATGCTGTAATGTTTGGACCAGATGGAACAAACGTACTTCCCGCTCGTGTATTTTACAAAAAAAATATTTTAGCGCTTCGCGGAAGTTTTAGACCAGTAACTAAAGTTAACATGGCTATGTATGAGAAATCGTACGAAATGTTTATCAAAGAAAATAAAGTCGACAAAGATAAAACCGTTGTTGTTTTTGAAATTACACTTTCTAACTTACGGGCTGAAGGCGAGATTGATGAACAAGATTTTATCGACAGAGCAGATTTATTATGTTCTCTAGGACAATCGGTTATGATATCCAACTTCCAAGAATACTTCAAGGTGGTTGAGTACTTCTCTATCTATACCAAAGCACGTATTGGCCTTGCCATGGGCGTGAGTAATTTAGTTGATATTTTCGACGAAAAATACTATCGTCATTTAAGTGGTGGAATTTTAGAAGCTTTCGGGAAACTATTCTTTAAAGATTTAAAAGTCTATCTATACCCAATGAAAGACACTAAAACTGGAGAATTAATTACCAGTGAGAATTTAAAAGTCTATCCACGTATGAAGGAGCTTTATAAATTCTTTAAATACAATGGAAAAGTTATAGATATTGAAGATTACGACGAAACTATCATGAATATTTTCTCTAGAGAAATCTTAAATAAAATAGCGAATGGAGAACCTGGATGGGAGTCTATGGTTCCTGAAGGGACTGATGATTTAATTAAAGATTATCGATTATTTGGTTATTCCAGAAGACCATTAACCTTAAGTAGAAAACGAAAGTAA
- a CDS encoding endonuclease III domain-containing protein has translation MTKQEKVNFVINTLYKIYPEIPIPLDHKDPYTLLIAVLMSAQSTDVRVNKITPILFEQADNPYDMVKLTVEDIREIIKPVGLSPMKSKGIHGLSQILIDKYNGEVPKTYEALEALPAVGHKTAAVVLSQAFGIPAFPVDTHIHRLMYRWNLTNGKNVVQTEKDAKRLFPEELWNELHLQIIWYGRQYSPARGWDLEKDIITKTIGRQSVIKEYYKNKKT, from the coding sequence ATGACTAAACAAGAAAAGGTAAACTTTGTTATTAATACACTTTATAAAATTTATCCCGAAATCCCTATTCCTTTAGATCATAAAGACCCTTACACCTTACTAATCGCCGTACTTATGTCTGCACAAAGTACCGATGTTCGTGTAAATAAAATCACTCCTATTTTGTTTGAGCAAGCGGATAACCCTTATGATATGGTTAAACTTACCGTAGAAGATATTCGTGAGATTATAAAACCTGTTGGCCTTTCACCTATGAAAAGTAAAGGCATTCATGGGTTATCACAAATATTAATCGATAAATATAATGGCGAAGTACCAAAAACTTACGAAGCCCTAGAAGCCTTGCCAGCCGTGGGGCACAAAACCGCTGCGGTAGTATTATCACAAGCTTTTGGAATACCTGCTTTTCCGGTAGATACTCATATTCATAGATTAATGTATCGTTGGAACTTAACCAACGGAAAAAACGTAGTACAAACCGAGAAAGATGCTAAACGCCTATTCCCTGAAGAACTTTGGAACGAATTGCATCTACAAATTATTTGGTACGGCCGACAATATTCTCCAGCGAGAGGCTGGGATTTAGAAAAAGATATTATTACCAAAACCATTGGTAGACAATCGGTTATTAAAGAGTATTATAAAAATAAAAAAACTTAA
- a CDS encoding Lrp/AsnC family transcriptional regulator, whose protein sequence is MGKIKLDEIDHQILDMLIDNTRIPFTDIAKKLLISAGTVHVRVKKMEESGIIRGSSLTLDYKKLGYSFIAYVGVYLNNTSQTKFVLERINEIAYVTVAHITTGKFNIFCKIRARSTEHAKEVIFMLDDIEGVYRTETMISLEESINDKKRLMHSIFSDM, encoded by the coding sequence ATGGGGAAAATAAAGTTAGACGAAATAGATCACCAAATTCTTGACATGTTAATTGATAACACAAGAATTCCGTTTACAGACATAGCAAAAAAATTATTGATATCTGCAGGTACAGTACATGTACGTGTAAAAAAAATGGAGGAATCGGGCATTATTCGTGGTTCGTCTTTAACACTAGATTATAAAAAATTAGGGTATTCGTTTATTGCCTATGTTGGCGTTTATTTAAACAATACCTCACAAACTAAATTTGTGTTAGAACGTATTAATGAAATTGCCTATGTTACTGTAGCGCATATAACAACAGGAAAGTTTAATATTTTCTGTAAGATTAGAGCGAGAAGTACGGAACATGCAAAAGAGGTTATTTTTATGTTGGATGACATTGAAGGTGTTTACAGAACAGAAACAATGATATCTTTAGAAGAAAGTATTAACGACAAAAAGCGACTAATGCATTCTATTTTCAGTGATATGTAG
- a CDS encoding helix-turn-helix domain-containing protein gives MINSEAFIKRLQKVMEYYGESASSFAEKISVQRSSISHILSGRNKPSLEFVLKTLTAFPEVELYWLMNGKGSFPAKSKTEEETKTPSLPPNNNIQTPQKTDNIQNSLNLKVDADKTIERIVVFYSDGSFKNYQN, from the coding sequence ATGATAAACAGCGAAGCATTCATTAAAAGACTCCAAAAAGTAATGGAATACTACGGAGAATCTGCATCTTCTTTTGCTGAAAAAATCAGTGTTCAACGCTCAAGTATATCACATATATTATCTGGCAGAAACAAGCCAAGTTTAGAATTTGTTTTAAAAACCCTTACCGCCTTTCCGGAAGTTGAACTGTATTGGCTAATGAATGGTAAAGGATCTTTTCCTGCGAAAAGCAAAACTGAAGAAGAAACAAAAACACCTTCGCTACCGCCAAATAATAATATTCAAACCCCTCAAAAAACAGATAACATTCAAAATAGCCTCAACCTAAAAGTAGACGCAGACAAAACTATTGAACGTATTGTTGTTTTTTATTCCGACGGAAGTTTTAAAAACTATCAGAATTAA
- a CDS encoding M14 family zinc carboxypeptidase, whose translation MKLDIIKSLFLKHKESSLSHRYITNNHIKPLLKNLEKNITVEVIGESVLKESIYGLKIGQGEKRILMWSQMHGNESTTTKAIFDLLNTLLDKDSGLNAVLESCTLYIIPILNPDGASAYTRINANKVDLNRDAQNLTQPESNVLRTVFKRFKPHFCYNLHGQRTIFSAGTTNKLATVSFLAPAQDKDCAITPNRKRAMEVIGVMNETLQELIPDGVGVYDDAFNLNCVGDTFQSENIPTILFEAGHYKDDYGREVTRELIYTSYIISLIYIAENSVSGDHYESYFKIPENDKCFYDIIIRNVKIGVSSEERKLDIGILYQEKLVDNRIEFLPKVDKIENLDAFFGHKEFDAKGLHVLNSNGEDLQVGSENVFVIINNQNISLLM comes from the coding sequence ATGAAATTAGACATTATAAAATCCCTGTTTTTAAAACACAAAGAATCTAGTCTTTCACATCGTTATATTACCAATAATCATATTAAACCACTTTTAAAAAACCTTGAAAAAAATATCACGGTTGAAGTTATTGGTGAGTCGGTTTTAAAAGAATCCATCTATGGATTAAAAATTGGACAAGGTGAAAAACGTATCTTAATGTGGTCGCAAATGCACGGAAACGAATCGACAACAACTAAGGCTATTTTCGATTTATTAAACACCTTATTAGATAAAGATTCTGGTTTAAACGCCGTTTTAGAAAGTTGTACCTTATATATAATACCTATTTTAAATCCAGATGGAGCTAGCGCATATACGCGTATAAACGCGAATAAAGTCGATTTAAATAGAGATGCACAAAACCTTACACAGCCGGAAAGCAACGTTTTAAGAACTGTTTTTAAACGCTTTAAACCACATTTTTGCTATAATTTACATGGTCAGCGTACTATTTTTAGCGCTGGAACGACTAACAAACTTGCTACGGTGTCGTTTTTAGCTCCTGCTCAAGACAAAGATTGTGCAATAACACCTAATAGAAAAAGAGCCATGGAGGTTATTGGTGTAATGAATGAGACTTTGCAGGAGTTAATACCGGATGGAGTAGGTGTTTATGATGATGCTTTCAATTTAAATTGCGTTGGGGACACCTTTCAAAGTGAAAACATACCGACTATTTTATTTGAAGCAGGACATTATAAGGATGATTATGGTCGTGAAGTTACTCGAGAGTTGATTTACACATCTTATATAATATCTTTAATATATATCGCTGAAAACAGTGTTAGTGGCGACCATTATGAGTCTTATTTTAAAATACCTGAAAACGATAAATGTTTTTATGATATAATTATTAGAAATGTAAAAATCGGAGTTTCATCAGAAGAAAGAAAACTAGATATTGGTATTCTTTATCAAGAGAAATTAGTTGACAATAGAATTGAGTTTTTGCCAAAAGTGGATAAAATTGAAAACCTAGATGCTTTTTTCGGACATAAAGAATTTGATGCTAAAGGTTTACATGTATTAAATAGTAACGGTGAAGATTTGCAAGTAGGTAGCGAAAACGTTTTCGTAATTATCAATAACCAAAATATTTCATTATTAATGTAA
- a CDS encoding aldehyde dehydrogenase, translating to MLEIIANQKLFFNTEKTKSIDYRISLLKTLKQELLHNEKAVFDALYKDFKKSEFETYLSEYSMVMSQLNLVIKNLKKWAKPERVKSSLLLFPASSFIYKAPYGSVLIISPWNYPFILALEPLILAIAAGNTVVLKPSELTPNTSGLVSKIITKVFPENLVASIEGGVDVATELLNQRWDYIFFTGSVSVGKIIARAAAKHLTPVTLELGGKSPCIIDDSTDLKLAAKRIVWGKFLNAGQTCIAPDYILVKQHSKIDLVKFLIEEIKQAYTENIKTSEDFPRIINKKNTQRLANMLDNETILFGGEVDEDTCYISPTLLDEPDLESASMQEEIFGPILPILSYETEQDIENIISKYEKPLAFYVFSKNKAFSEGLISKFSFGGGVVNDTLMHFGNDKLPFGGVGFSGIGSYHGKFGFDTFSHQKSIVKRKTWIDPPVRYAPYSGKLKLIKAFFKYFT from the coding sequence ATTTTAGAAATAATCGCCAATCAAAAACTTTTTTTCAATACTGAAAAAACAAAATCTATTGATTACCGAATTTCACTTTTAAAAACCTTAAAACAAGAATTACTTCACAACGAGAAAGCTGTTTTCGACGCCCTATACAAAGACTTTAAAAAATCGGAATTCGAGACCTATCTCAGCGAATACAGCATGGTGATGTCTCAATTAAATTTGGTTATTAAAAACCTGAAAAAATGGGCGAAACCAGAACGTGTAAAAAGTTCTTTACTCCTGTTTCCAGCAAGTAGTTTTATTTACAAAGCACCTTACGGGAGTGTTTTAATTATATCTCCCTGGAACTACCCATTTATTCTTGCTCTAGAACCACTAATTCTTGCTATAGCAGCAGGAAATACCGTTGTTTTAAAACCAAGTGAGCTAACACCAAACACTTCTGGACTTGTCTCTAAAATAATAACAAAAGTATTTCCAGAAAATCTCGTTGCCAGTATAGAAGGCGGTGTAGATGTTGCTACTGAATTACTTAACCAACGTTGGGATTATATTTTCTTTACAGGAAGTGTTTCTGTTGGAAAAATTATAGCAAGAGCCGCCGCAAAACACCTAACACCAGTTACTTTAGAGCTAGGTGGAAAATCGCCATGTATAATCGACGATTCTACCGATTTAAAACTCGCAGCAAAACGTATTGTTTGGGGCAAATTCTTAAATGCCGGACAAACCTGTATTGCTCCAGATTATATTTTAGTAAAACAGCATTCTAAAATTGACCTTGTAAAATTTTTAATTGAAGAAATAAAACAAGCTTATACTGAAAACATTAAAACTTCAGAAGATTTCCCGAGAATTATAAACAAAAAAAATACGCAACGTTTAGCTAATATGCTGGACAATGAAACTATTCTTTTTGGCGGTGAAGTCGATGAAGACACCTGCTACATATCACCTACTTTACTTGATGAACCAGATTTGGAAAGCGCATCAATGCAAGAAGAAATTTTCGGACCTATTCTACCTATTCTTTCTTATGAAACCGAACAGGATATTGAAAACATAATTTCTAAGTACGAAAAACCATTAGCTTTTTATGTTTTCTCAAAAAACAAAGCTTTTTCCGAAGGTTTAATTAGTAAATTTAGTTTTGGCGGTGGCGTGGTAAATGATACTTTAATGCATTTTGGAAACGACAAACTACCTTTTGGAGGCGTTGGTTTCAGTGGCATTGGGAGTTACCATGGTAAGTTTGGCTTCGATACGTTTTCGCATCAAAAATCTATTGTAAAACGAAAAACTTGGATAGATCCTCCGGTACGGTATGCACCTTATTCTGGAAAATTAAAACTGATAAAAGCATTTTTTAAATACTTCACTTAA
- a CDS encoding MBL fold metallo-hydrolase, producing MKITFLGTGTSQGVPVIGSKHPVCLSTDQKDKRLRVSVLVEWNDFTCVVDCGPDFRYQMLRSACDKINAIVFTHEHSDHVLGFDDIRPFYFRQGDIPIYAHKRVLNELKKRFDYVFKTKDRYPGAPEVTVNEIENKPFELGGLKVIPINGTHGGLQVFGFRFNDFAYLTDMKKVEDSEIEKIKNVKVLVVNALRIEPHHSHFNLEEALDFIKKVNPEKAYLTHISHLLGFHEAVEKILPDHVFLAYDELELNL from the coding sequence TTGAAAATTACATTTCTTGGTACGGGTACATCGCAGGGTGTTCCGGTTATTGGTAGTAAGCATCCTGTTTGTTTAAGTACGGATCAAAAAGATAAACGTTTACGAGTTTCGGTTTTGGTAGAATGGAATGATTTTACGTGTGTGGTGGATTGTGGGCCAGATTTTAGATATCAAATGTTGAGATCGGCTTGCGATAAGATTAATGCCATTGTGTTTACTCATGAACATTCCGATCACGTTTTAGGGTTCGATGATATTAGGCCTTTTTATTTTAGGCAAGGTGATATTCCGATTTATGCCCATAAACGTGTTCTAAATGAGTTGAAAAAACGTTTTGATTATGTGTTTAAAACAAAAGATAGGTATCCTGGGGCGCCAGAAGTTACCGTGAATGAAATTGAAAACAAACCTTTTGAGTTGGGTGGTTTAAAAGTGATTCCTATAAATGGAACACATGGAGGCTTGCAGGTTTTTGGTTTTAGGTTTAATGATTTTGCTTATCTAACCGATATGAAAAAGGTGGAAGATTCGGAAATCGAAAAAATTAAGAATGTCAAGGTTTTAGTTGTTAATGCCTTACGGATTGAGCCGCATCATTCTCATTTTAACTTAGAAGAAGCTTTAGATTTTATAAAAAAAGTAAATCCAGAAAAAGCGTATTTAACTCATATTAGTCATTTATTAGGTTTTCATGAAGCAGTTGAAAAAATACTTCCTGATCATGTGTTTTTGGCTTATGATGAATTAGAATTAAACTTATAA
- a CDS encoding hydrolase, whose protein sequence is MKQKIFMYLFVFSMLIVLFQYVGSKNAFEGMNNKLGKQKALVDKYKDSVLVLNTEISNLSYFNLEKNEDALSYFERDGFNVEELIPFIKDELYSLNEVKGEHSLIPYASSEGRRMLINKVKMLNHKWIIADFSDGEFWGELFLTYRVTKDREVEFNLVESFLYPLP, encoded by the coding sequence ATGAAGCAAAAGATTTTTATGTACTTGTTTGTGTTTTCAATGTTAATTGTACTGTTTCAGTATGTTGGCTCTAAAAATGCTTTTGAAGGAATGAATAATAAACTAGGTAAACAGAAAGCGCTAGTAGATAAGTATAAAGATTCTGTTTTGGTTTTGAATACTGAAATTTCGAACCTTTCGTATTTTAATTTAGAAAAAAATGAAGATGCACTAAGTTATTTTGAGCGTGATGGTTTTAATGTTGAAGAATTGATTCCTTTTATAAAAGATGAGCTTTATTCTTTAAACGAGGTAAAAGGTGAGCATTCGTTAATTCCGTATGCTTCTAGTGAAGGACGGCGTATGCTTATTAATAAAGTGAAAATGTTAAACCACAAATGGATTATTGCCGATTTCTCGGATGGTGAATTTTGGGGCGAGCTTTTTTTGACTTATCGAGTAACCAAGGATAGAGAAGTTGAGTTTAATTTAGTGGAATCTTTCTTGTATCCGCTGCCATAG
- the bcp gene encoding thioredoxin-dependent thiol peroxidase, translated as MNTLKQGDAVPNFSAQDEQGNTISLSDYKGHKLVVFFYPKASTPGCTVEACNLRDNYEVLKEKGYALLGVSADSAKRQSNFKNKHEFPFPLLADEDKTVINAFGVWGPKKFMGKVYDGIHRMTFLIDENGVVERVIEKVKTKDHAAQILE; from the coding sequence ATGAACACACTAAAACAAGGTGATGCCGTTCCTAATTTTTCGGCACAAGATGAACAAGGAAATACTATTTCGCTAAGCGATTATAAAGGGCACAAGCTAGTCGTGTTTTTTTACCCAAAGGCTAGTACACCAGGTTGCACGGTAGAAGCTTGTAATTTGAGAGATAATTATGAGGTTTTAAAAGAAAAGGGATATGCTTTATTAGGTGTTAGTGCCGATTCTGCAAAACGACAATCTAATTTTAAAAATAAGCATGAATTTCCATTTCCGCTTTTAGCAGATGAAGATAAAACGGTAATTAATGCTTTTGGGGTTTGGGGACCGAAAAAGTTTATGGGAAAAGTTTATGATGGGATTCATAGAATGACCTTTTTAATTGATGAAAACGGAGTTGTTGAGCGCGTTATTGAAAAAGTAAAAACTAAAGATCATGCTGCTCAGATTTTAGAGTAA